DNA from Gemmatimonadaceae bacterium:
CTCGCGGCGACCAAGGAGTCGGCCGACTTCCTCGGGCAGATGCTGATGCCGGCCGACCGGTTCACGAGCGTGGACGTCGTGGGCACGGCAGACTTCGGCGGCGAGAAGACGTATCAGCTCAAGTTCGTCTCGAAGGCCACCGGTGTCGTGACGCAGCGCTACTTCTCGGTGGCCACCGGGCTGCTGCGCGGCGCCGAAGCGACCACCGAAACGCCGATGGGGTCGGTCACGTCGGTCTCGACGTTCTCGGACTACAAGGCGTTCGGCGGCGTCATGTTCCCCACCAAGACGGAAACGGCGGTGGGGCCGCAGGCGATGGTGATGACCACGACGAATGTCGAGTTCAACACCGTGCCCGCCGGCGCCATCGCCGTCCCGGAGTCGGTCAAGCCGATGATCAAGAAGTGATCACCGGCCGGTGATTACTTCGTGCCGCTGTAGGTAATGCGATAGATCCGCCCACCCTTGTCGTCGCTGACGAGCAGCGCTCCGTCGTTGGCGACGGCAAGACCGGTGGGACGATGCTCGGCCTTCGACGGATCGAGCGTGAGCGCAAACTTGTCGGCGAACGTTTCGTACGCGCCGCTGAACGCGCCCTTGTTGGCGGGCACGAATACGACCTTGTAGCCCGCCTGCTCACGCGGGGCCCGGTTCCAGCTACCGTGGAAAGCGATGAACGCACCATCGCGGTAGCGCGCCGGAAACGCCTTGCCGGTGTAGAAGAGCAAGCCATTTGGCGCCCAGTGGCCCGGGAAGTACACCAGCGGCCCCTTCTTCTGAGCACAGCGCCCCGCGTCCTTGGCGTTGCCGCCGTATTCGGGCGCGAGGACGAGCCGCTTGAGGTTCGTGTCGAAGTAGCAGTAGGGCCAGCCAAAATCATCGCCGGCGTTGACCTTCAGGAACTCTTCCGCCGGCTGGTCCGCGGACGCTTCCTCGTTGTACAGTGGCGCCCAGTTCTGGAAGAGCTGATCGCGCCCATGCTGCGTGGCGTAGAGCTGCTTTTCGGCGGCATTCCACGCGAGGCCGACGGCGTTGCGAATCCCGGTTGCGAAGCGCGCGCTGGGAGAGAACGCCTGATTGAGGCTCGTGGCCGAGAACTTCCAGATCCCGGCGCGCGTCTCGAGTTCGACGCAGGGATCGATGCCCTTGGACAGGTTCTCGCGCTCCTTCTCCTGGCAGCTGTTCGTGTTGGAGCCGACGTTCACGTACAGGTTGCCGGCGTCGTCGAGCACGAAGTTGCGCGCGGCGTGCCCGCGGGTGGGGAGTGCCTTGACGATCGTATCCGGCTGCCCGCTCGGGGTGATCGTGCCCGCCGGGTAGGCGTAGCGCAGAATCGCCGTGCGGGCGTCGACGTACAGCTGCGCCCCGCGCAGCTCGATCCCCGTACCGCCCACCGGCCCGAAGTTCGCCTTGATCTCGGCTTTGCCGTCCTTGTTGGCGTCGGCCAGCACCACGACGCCGCCCTGCAGCGAGTCCTGCGGGGCGCGGTTCTGCCGCACGACGAGCACGTCGCCGTTGGGCGCCACCGTCATGTGGCGGACACCGCCGAGGCCGTCGGCAAACACCGAGGCGCAGAAGCCGGGGGGCAGCGTCAGGCCCGCGTTGTCGCCATCACAGGCCGCGGCGGGAAGGGTTTCGACACGGCGGGCGGCCACGGTCAGCAGGCCACCCGCGGTGAGCACGGCAACGCTGCCCAGTGCACGGATGCGGCGACGCCGCAGGGTCCTGGTATTCGACGGAAGCACTCCAACTCCTCCCGGGCTCGGGATGATGCGGGTTCAAACGATTCGCGGGCGGCCCGCTCTGTCAGCTCGGGCGGACCGGGGCCGGCGTGACGGGAGGAAAACTCGCCGTCTCCGTACCGGATGCGCCAGCGCAGGCGTCTGCGTCGTGCGCACGGCGGCGGGCGAGACCGTGCCCCGGTCTTTCCATCACATGCTAGCCAACGCTTTTTGTTGACTTCGCGATCCCGTCCCCGAGATTGTCCCGGGTGCCCCACAGCCTGATGCGTTCCGCCCCACCCGCTCGCCGGCGCCCCCGGCGTGGTCTGACGCTGTTCGAGCTGCTGATCGTGCTGACCATTCTGGGGATCAGTGCGGGGATGGTGGTGCTGCGCACGGGCGCTGGAGTCCAACGCGAAGACGAGGCCCCCCTCACGCGCGCGCGGCGGTTGGCGGTTGCCCGAGCGGAGGTGCTGCGCCTGGTGGTGCGCGACGATGGCGCCTGGACCGTGCTGACGCTCGCCGGCACGACGCTCGACGAAGGGGTCACCGACGGCGGCCCGATGGCCATCGAGCTGGACGCCCTGGGCAGCTGCCATCCGGTGCCGGGCGCCCGGAACGCCGGCGGTGCGTTCGACCCGCTCACCTGCCTCTGGCAGCGGGCGCGCGCATGACATTGCTCGAGGCGCTTCTGGCGACGGTCATTCTCTCGGTGGTCGCGGTCGCCTGCCTGGAAGGCAC
Protein-coding regions in this window:
- a CDS encoding outer membrane lipoprotein-sorting protein; translated protein: MSLLSMVRRSAVMVAVVASPLAAQPAPTATDIVSRYVKAIGGADAIQKITSVKQTGTLSMPAMGLGGDTEVLFTLPNKNSTRISIGGLGEMLVGTDGAVAWSVNPMQGPRLLEDKELAATKESADFLGQMLMPADRFTSVDVVGTADFGGEKTYQLKFVSKATGVVTQRYFSVATGLLRGAEATTETPMGSVTSVSTFSDYKAFGGVMFPTKTETAVGPQAMVMTTTNVEFNTVPAGAIAVPESVKPMIKK
- a CDS encoding PQQ-dependent sugar dehydrogenase produces the protein MLPSNTRTLRRRRIRALGSVAVLTAGGLLTVAARRVETLPAAACDGDNAGLTLPPGFCASVFADGLGGVRHMTVAPNGDVLVVRQNRAPQDSLQGGVVVLADANKDGKAEIKANFGPVGGTGIELRGAQLYVDARTAILRYAYPAGTITPSGQPDTIVKALPTRGHAARNFVLDDAGNLYVNVGSNTNSCQEKERENLSKGIDPCVELETRAGIWKFSATSLNQAFSPSARFATGIRNAVGLAWNAAEKQLYATQHGRDQLFQNWAPLYNEEASADQPAEEFLKVNAGDDFGWPYCYFDTNLKRLVLAPEYGGNAKDAGRCAQKKGPLVYFPGHWAPNGLLFYTGKAFPARYRDGAFIAFHGSWNRAPREQAGYKVVFVPANKGAFSGAYETFADKFALTLDPSKAEHRPTGLAVANDGALLVSDDKGGRIYRITYSGTK
- a CDS encoding prepilin-type N-terminal cleavage/methylation domain-containing protein, with the protein product MRSAPPARRRPRRGLTLFELLIVLTILGISAGMVVLRTGAGVQREDEAPLTRARRLAVARAEVLRLVVRDDGAWTVLTLAGTTLDEGVTDGGPMAIELDALGSCHPVPGARNAGGAFDPLTCLWQRARA